The Aureimonas mangrovi genome includes a region encoding these proteins:
- the rplO gene encoding 50S ribosomal protein L15, with the protein MKLNELSDIEGATHSRKRVGRGIGSGSGKTGGRGVKGQKSRSGVAINGFEGGQMPLYRRLPKRGFVNIFAKKYNIVSLGRIAKAIEDGKLDGKATIDAEALKAAGILRRSRDGVRLLGDGEITGKLTIAVDGASKSAVEKVEKAGGSVQLPASAAAEA; encoded by the coding sequence ATGAAACTTAACGAACTTTCCGACATCGAAGGCGCGACGCATTCGCGCAAGCGCGTCGGTCGCGGTATCGGCTCGGGCTCCGGCAAGACCGGCGGACGCGGCGTGAAGGGTCAGAAGTCCCGTTCGGGCGTGGCGATCAACGGTTTCGAAGGCGGCCAGATGCCGCTCTACCGTCGTCTGCCCAAGCGCGGCTTCGTCAACATCTTCGCCAAGAAGTACAACATCGTGTCGCTCGGCCGCATTGCCAAGGCGATCGAGGACGGCAAGCTGGACGGCAAGGCGACCATCGATGCCGAGGCTCTCAAGGCCGCTGGCATCCTGCGTCGCTCGCGCGACGGCGTCCGTCTGCTGGGCGATGGCGAGATCACCGGCAAGCTGACCATCGCGGTCGACGGTGCTTCGAAGTCGGCCGTCGAGAAGGTCGAGAAGGCTGGCGGGTCGGTCCAGCTTCCTGCTTCGGCAGCTGCCGAAGCCTGA
- the secY gene encoding preprotein translocase subunit SecY — MASAAEQLAANLNFAAFSKATDLKKRIWFTLGALLVYRLGTYIPMPGINPEAMAQAFSQQSTGILGLFNMFAGGAVERMAIFALGIMPYISASIIIQLMTSVIPSLETLKKEGEQGRKIINQYTRYGTVLLATIQAYGIAIGLQSSGNIVTSPGTFFIVSAVITLVGGTMFLMWLGEQITARGIGNGISLIIFAGIVANLPRAIAQMLELSRTTQAYGLILLVVAASLGCIVVIVFFERAQRRLLIQYPKRQVGNRMFQGDTSHLPLKLNTAGVIPAIFASSLLLLPVTIANFSDTSQLPGWATAIVAALGHGQPLYMLFYAGMIAFFAFFYTAIVFNPKDTADNLKKHGGFIPGIRPGERTAEYIDYVLTRITVVGAIYLVAVCLLPEILISTAGIPFYLGGTSLLIVVSVTMDTVAQIQGHLLAHQYEGLVKKAKLRGGKRGNR; from the coding sequence ATGGCATCGGCCGCCGAACAGCTTGCAGCCAACCTGAACTTTGCCGCCTTCTCGAAGGCGACGGACCTGAAGAAGCGAATCTGGTTCACGCTGGGCGCGCTCCTGGTCTACCGGCTCGGGACCTATATCCCGATGCCCGGGATCAACCCCGAAGCGATGGCGCAGGCGTTCAGCCAGCAGTCGACGGGCATTCTCGGCCTCTTCAACATGTTTGCCGGCGGCGCCGTCGAGCGCATGGCGATCTTTGCCCTCGGCATCATGCCGTACATCTCGGCCTCGATCATCATCCAGCTGATGACTTCGGTCATTCCCTCGCTCGAGACCCTCAAGAAAGAGGGCGAGCAGGGCCGTAAGATCATCAACCAGTACACCCGCTACGGCACGGTGCTGCTCGCCACGATCCAGGCCTACGGCATCGCGATCGGCCTGCAGTCCTCCGGCAATATCGTGACGTCGCCCGGTACGTTCTTCATCGTCTCGGCGGTGATCACGCTCGTCGGCGGCACGATGTTCCTGATGTGGCTCGGCGAGCAGATCACCGCGCGGGGTATCGGCAACGGCATCTCGCTGATCATCTTCGCGGGCATCGTGGCCAATCTGCCGCGTGCCATCGCGCAGATGCTGGAGTTGAGCCGTACGACGCAGGCCTATGGCCTGATCCTACTCGTCGTCGCCGCCTCTCTCGGCTGCATCGTCGTGATCGTCTTCTTCGAGCGTGCCCAGCGCCGGCTTCTGATCCAGTATCCCAAGCGCCAGGTCGGCAACCGGATGTTCCAGGGTGACACGTCACACCTGCCGCTCAAGCTCAATACGGCGGGCGTCATCCCCGCGATCTTCGCGTCTTCGCTCCTGCTCCTGCCGGTCACGATCGCGAACTTCTCCGACACCAGCCAGCTTCCGGGCTGGGCGACAGCGATCGTCGCCGCTCTCGGCCACGGCCAGCCGCTGTACATGCTGTTCTACGCGGGCATGATCGCGTTCTTCGCCTTCTTCTATACGGCGATCGTCTTCAATCCGAAGGACACGGCCGACAATCTGAAGAAGCACGGCGGCTTCATCCCGGGCATCCGTCCCGGAGAGCGGACCGCGGAGTATATCGACTACGTGCTGACGCGCATCACGGTGGTGGGCGCCATCTATCTCGTCGCCGTCTGTCTGCTGCCCGAAATCCTGATTTCGACCGCAGGCATTCCCTTCTATCTCGGCGGTACCTCGCTTCTGATCGTGGTTTC
- the rpmD gene encoding 50S ribosomal protein L30, which yields MAAQKEKTGTITVEQIGSPLRRPAEQRQTLVGLGLNKMHRQRTLEDTPAVRGMIAKVSHLVRVVDGQ from the coding sequence ATGGCCGCTCAGAAAGAAAAGACCGGGACGATCACCGTCGAGCAGATCGGCAGCCCGCTTCGCCGCCCGGCCGAACAGCGCCAGACGCTGGTCGGCCTGGGCCTGAACAAGATGCACCGCCAGCGCACGCTGGAAGACACGCCTGCCGTGCGTGGCATGATCGCCAAGGTCAGCCACCTCGTGCGCGTCGTCGACGGCCAGTAA
- the rpsE gene encoding 30S ribosomal protein S5, with amino-acid sequence MAPRNERNDREDRDDGFVDKLVHINRVAKVVKGGRRFGFAALVVVGDLKGRVGFGHGKAREVPEAIRKATEAAKRDLIFVPLREARTLHHDVHGRHGAGKVILRTAEAGTGIIAGGPMRAVFEVVGMHDVVAKSLGSSNPYNMVRATFDALKGQAHPKDVAARRGIKYSTLQARRRDLVGTEE; translated from the coding sequence ATGGCGCCTCGTAACGAACGGAACGATCGCGAAGATCGCGACGACGGTTTCGTCGACAAGCTCGTTCACATCAACCGCGTCGCCAAGGTGGTGAAGGGCGGCCGACGCTTCGGCTTCGCCGCTCTCGTCGTCGTCGGCGATCTGAAGGGCCGCGTCGGCTTCGGTCATGGCAAGGCACGCGAAGTGCCGGAGGCGATCCGCAAGGCGACGGAAGCCGCCAAGCGCGACCTCATCTTCGTGCCGTTGCGCGAAGCTCGTACGCTGCACCACGACGTTCACGGCCGCCACGGCGCCGGCAAGGTCATTCTTCGAACGGCAGAGGCCGGTACGGGGATCATTGCGGGTGGTCCGATGCGCGCCGTCTTCGAGGTCGTCGGCATGCACGACGTCGTCGCCAAGTCGCTCGGCTCGTCGAACCCGTACAACATGGTGCGCGCGACGTTCGACGCCCTCAAGGGCCAGGCGCATCCGAAGGATGTCGCTGCCCGTCGCGGGATCAAGTACTCCACCCTGCAGGCGCGTCGTCGCGACCTGGTCGGCACCGAGGAGTAG